The genomic stretch ACCAGCCAATTCACCTGCCTCTGCACAGGGCTCCCCTGTGCCCACTTCATCTCAACCTGTCCTGTTTCCTCCCTGTGCTCTGACCCCTGACCTTCTTCATGCAGTCCTTTCCACTTCAGTGCCTCTTTCCTCTCCTATACCATCCCCAATCCTCTACCCTCGGGGACAGATCAGGGCTACCTCCTCAGGGACATCCCGGATAGCTCCAGGGCAGACCCAGAGACAGTGTGCAAGCCATCACAGACAGGTTCTAGGAGAATGCCTTGGCAAAGAAATGGACACTGCTCAGTGCTGGCCCCTATAGGCTGAGTATGCAGTGATGAGGGCAGCCAGACTTTATCCTCAGAGCCCTCCCAGTGTGAAGGAGGAGGCCTGGCCCCTGCCTTCAGGACTTCCAGGGGAGCTTGCCATTGAACTGGTAATTAACTGCTGTCATCAAACACCGAGCCATGTGAATGGGAAGTGTTCAGGAACTGTCGACAGTTAACTAGTAAACTGTGCCCAGTGTGCATTCTCTGCATCTCTGTATCTGTGCGGCTCCAGGGCCAGTTAGCTGAGGCACCCACCACAGCTCTGTGTTTTCAGCCTAATTTGCAGCATGTGATGTTCTGGTCACTATTTAATTGTGCAGTTGTTTCCTGACAGCCCCTTGCAGGCAGGGCCATGCTACAATTATCTCCTGCCCCCAACCTAAATCCTCCCATCACAGTAGGTGGTGGAGAGCCCGGGGAGGTTGGCCTATGCCTGGGTGGTGGGTGACCCTTTGCCCCATTCCTCAGGGCCGAAAGGAGCCATACTATATCATGGAGCTGTTCCGGGCAGCAGACAAGAACAAGGACAACCAGATCTGCTTTGACGAGTTCATCTACATCTTGGGCAAGCTGGTGAAGGACTACCACCTGCAGTACCACCGGCAGCTCTGCGCCCACCACTGCACCCAGCACAGCCTCTACTAGAGGGAGGACAGGAGGTCCCCTGGAGCCGGCCACGGGGAGGTGTGTCCTGGCTAAGGGCAGCTGGATGGTGATCTCCGCTGTGTGCGttgctgtgtgtctgtgtgtgtgtgcacatacatgTCTGCGGAAGGACGGCTGGGTGGGAGGAGAATAAAGCAAGTTCACAAACGTTTCTGGATGTTGGTCAGTGCATGGTTCTGGGCATCTCCTGTGGTCCAGAAGAAGGGGTTTGGCCTGGGGAACATCTATTTGGAGTAGGAGACACAGTCTCTGCTTCCATGAACCC from Choloepus didactylus isolate mChoDid1 chromosome 2, mChoDid1.pri, whole genome shotgun sequence encodes the following:
- the LOC119517506 gene encoding protein S100-A15A; the protein is MTDTPVEESFFQIIHCYHQYAAREGDVETLTLEELRALLLDNVPRFMENLGRKEPYYIMELFRAADKNKDNQICFDEFIYILGKLVKDYHLQYHRQLCAHHCTQHSLY